In a single window of the Hydrogenobaculum sp. 3684 genome:
- the mnmA gene encoding tRNA 2-thiouridine(34) synthase MnmA codes for MRIAVGMSGGVDSSVAAYLLKEQGHDVIGVTLRFYKEECKENARVCCSPKDVQDARLVCDILGIPHITLDWENLFKERVIDYFIKSYKTGLTPNPCAICNKDVKTAFLGFYLKQTADIDFLATGHYVIKEEGKIKRAKEKDQSYFMALIPKQSLDYLMFPVGYMTKQEIREIAKKINLPVANKIESQDVCFLKGMDLEDYLSQFIDMTQGDIVHIATQKKLGKHKGIHRYTIGQRHGLGVSYHKPLYVVEKDIENNILYVGEKEYLFKDTITLKDYNKLEDFEKDNMYIQIRYNSKPIPIKHIEEDKDDLRVFLKEPATQVAKGQVGAIYFGDILLGGGIIS; via the coding sequence TTGCTAAAAGAACAAGGTCATGATGTAATAGGCGTTACATTAAGGTTTTATAAAGAAGAATGCAAAGAAAACGCCAGAGTATGCTGCTCTCCAAAAGATGTGCAAGATGCAAGGCTTGTTTGCGATATCCTTGGTATACCACATATTACGCTTGATTGGGAAAATCTATTCAAAGAAAGAGTGATAGATTATTTTATAAAAAGCTACAAAACTGGCCTCACGCCAAATCCTTGTGCCATATGCAATAAAGATGTAAAAACTGCGTTTTTGGGCTTTTATCTAAAACAAACTGCAGATATAGATTTTTTAGCTACAGGGCACTACGTGATAAAAGAAGAAGGTAAAATAAAAAGAGCTAAAGAAAAAGATCAATCTTACTTTATGGCGCTTATTCCTAAACAAAGTCTTGATTATCTTATGTTTCCTGTGGGTTATATGACAAAGCAAGAAATTAGAGAGATTGCAAAGAAAATAAACCTTCCAGTGGCTAACAAAATAGAATCTCAAGATGTATGTTTTTTAAAAGGTATGGACTTAGAAGATTATCTGTCTCAATTTATAGACATGACGCAAGGCGATATAGTGCATATAGCCACTCAAAAAAAACTTGGAAAACACAAAGGCATACATAGATATACCATAGGCCAAAGACATGGATTAGGAGTGTCTTATCATAAACCGCTTTATGTGGTAGAAAAAGATATTGAAAACAATATACTTTACGTAGGTGAAAAAGAATATCTTTTCAAAGATACAATAACATTAAAAGATTACAACAAGTTAGAAGATTTTGAAAAAGATAATATGTATATTCAAATTAGATACAACTCAAAACCCATACCTATAAAGCATATAGAAGAAGACAAAGATGATTTAAGAGTTTTTCTAAAAGAACCAGCAACGCAAGTAGCAAAAGGACAAGTAGGAGCTATTTATTTTGGGGATATACTTTTAGGAGGTGGCATCATATCTTAA